A region from the Mya arenaria isolate MELC-2E11 chromosome 2, ASM2691426v1 genome encodes:
- the LOC128213795 gene encoding histidine-rich protein PFHRP-II-like codes for MDIRLTRPLTQTSIGAPGWAGSHGYKIDQATDPNIHGRTWRPSNEEHADYFKRTTNEEHADYFQRPTNEEHADYFQRPTNEEHADYFQRPTNEEHADYFQRPTNEEHRPTNEECAHYFQRPSNEEHADYFKRTTNEEHAHYFQRPTNEEHAHYFQRPTNEEHAHYFQRPTNEEHAHYFQRPTNEEHAHYFQRPTNEEHAHYFQRPTNEEHAHYFQRPTNEEHAHYFQRPTNEEHADYFQRPTNEEHAHYFQRPTNEEHAHYFQRPTNEEHAHYFQRPTNEEHAHCFQRPTNEEHAHYFQRPTNEEGAHYFQRLTNEEHAHYFQRPTNEEHAHYFQRPTNEEHAHCFQRPTNEEGAHYFQRLTNEEHAHYFQRPTNEEHAHYFQRPTNEEHADYFQRPTNEEHAYYFQRPTNEECAHYFQRPTNEEHAHYF; via the exons ATGGATATAAGATTGACTAGGCCACTGACCCAAACATCCATTGGCGCACCTGGCTGGGCTGGGAGCCATGGATATAAGATTGACCAGGCCACTGACCCAAACATCCATGGGCGCACCTGG AGACCTTCTAATGAGGAACATGCAGACTACTTTAAGAGAACTACTAATGAGGAACATGCAGACTACTTTCAGAGACCTACTAATGAGGAACATGCAGACTACTTTCAGAGACCTACTAATGAGGAACATGCAGACTACTTTCAGAGACCTACTAATGAGGAACATGCAGACTACTTTCAGAGACCTACTAATGAGGAACAT AGGCCTACTAATGAGGAATGTGCACACTACTTTCAGAGACCTTCTAATGAGGAACATGCAGACTACTTTAAGAGAACTACTAATGAGGAACATGCACACTACTTTCAGAGGCCTACTAATGAGGAACATGCACACTACTTTCAGAGACCTACTAATGAGGAACATGCACACTACTTTCAGAGGCCTACTAATGAGGAACATGCACACTACTTTCAGAGGCCTACTAATGAGGAACATGCACACTACTTTCAGAGGCCTACTAATGAGGAACATGCACACTACTTTCAGAGGCCTACTAATGAGGAACATGCACACTACTTTCAGAGGCCTACTAATGAGGAACATGCACACTACTTTCAGAGACCTACTAATGAGGAACATGCAGACTACTTTCAGAGACCTACTAATGAGGAACATGCACACTACTTTCAGAGACCTACTAATGAGGAACATGCACACTACTTTCAGAGACCTACTAATGAGGAACATGCACACTACTTTCAGAGACCTACTAATGAGGAACATGCACACTGCTTTCAGAGACCTACTAATGAGGAACATGCACACTACTTTCAGAGACCTACTAATGAGGAAGGTGCACACTACTTTCAGAGACTTACTAATGAGGAACATGCACACTACTTTCAGAGACCTACTAATGAGGAACATGCACACTACTTTCAGAGACCTACTAATGAGGAACATGCACACTGCTTTCAGAGACCTACTAATGAGGAAGGTGCACACTACTTTCAGAGACTTACTAATGAGGAACATGCACACTACTTTCAGAGGCCTACTAATGAGGAACATGCACACTACTTTCAGAGGCCTACAAATGAGGAACATGCAGACTACTTTCAGAGGCCTACTAATGAGGAACATGCATACTACTTTCAGAGACCTACTAATGAGGAATGTGCACACTACTTTCAGAGACCTACTAATGAAGAACATGCACACTACTTTTAG